Proteins from one Halogeometricum sp. S1BR25-6 genomic window:
- a CDS encoding SDR family NAD(P)-dependent oxidoreductase yields MALDRFSLEGSVAVVTGGSRGIGEETAVAMAEAGADVVPVARSEDALRETTERIEATGSETLLFPQDVTDREGIERLFEEVEERIGPVDVLVNNAGVNPYFGSTNELDPETWEHIFAVNVQGAFTCAQQFGRRIAEREGTGSLVNVSSVGGVVALPYQTPYTASKHAIVGLTKSLAVEWAPDIRVNALAPGYVKTEFTAGVRENESIREDILANIPQDRFADPEEVAASAVYLASDAASYVTGEVHLADGGMAAQ; encoded by the coding sequence ATGGCACTGGATCGGTTCTCCTTGGAGGGGAGCGTCGCGGTCGTCACCGGCGGCAGTCGAGGTATCGGCGAGGAGACGGCCGTGGCCATGGCGGAGGCCGGCGCGGACGTCGTCCCCGTCGCCCGCTCGGAGGACGCCCTCCGAGAGACGACGGAACGAATCGAAGCGACCGGGAGCGAGACGCTGTTGTTCCCACAGGACGTGACCGACCGCGAGGGCATCGAGCGGCTGTTCGAGGAGGTCGAAGAGCGAATCGGTCCCGTCGACGTCCTCGTGAACAACGCCGGCGTGAACCCCTACTTCGGCAGTACGAACGAACTCGACCCCGAGACGTGGGAGCACATCTTCGCCGTCAACGTGCAGGGGGCGTTCACCTGCGCCCAGCAGTTCGGGCGGCGCATCGCGGAACGGGAGGGGACCGGGTCGCTCGTCAACGTCTCCAGCGTCGGCGGCGTCGTCGCGCTTCCGTACCAGACGCCGTACACGGCCTCGAAACACGCCATCGTCGGGCTGACGAAATCGTTAGCCGTCGAGTGGGCGCCCGACATCCGGGTCAACGCGCTGGCGCCGGGGTACGTGAAGACCGAGTTCACCGCGGGCGTCCGGGAGAACGAGAGCATCCGGGAGGACATCCTGGCGAACATCCCGCAGGACCGCTTTGCCGACCCCGAGGAGGTCGCCGCGAGCGCCGTCTACCTCGCGAGCGACGCCGCCTCCTACGTCACGGGGGAGGTCCACCTCGCGGACGGCGGCATGGCGGCACAGTAA
- a CDS encoding phosphotransferase family protein: MSEDPQPDTYFERIVDSGALADYLKAQLGPAEPYDISHHGEGHSNETLFVTWGDTELVIRRPPPGEVASSAHDVLREYSVVDALQDTDVCVPPTVAACEDHSILGSDFYVMEAVDGDVIRTAVPDRFETSEHRRRLGTELVDTLVEIHDVDYESVGLGEFGRPAGFTERQVERWRKQFEWAAEVTFEDRRVPGIEDVGEWLAENVPETHPHTLVHGDYKLDNVMFGPGTPPEIVSVFDWELSTLGDPRTDVGWMLSFWWDETDPDPPGSTGDLYPTFMRHPDYPTRRELVDRYERAAGIEFEHQRFYRVLAVYKLAGLGEMFYRRYLEENANDPLYPKMEDGVPELADRARRIIDGNEPL; encoded by the coding sequence ATGTCAGAGGATCCACAGCCCGACACCTACTTCGAACGAATCGTCGACAGCGGTGCGCTCGCTGACTACCTGAAAGCACAGCTCGGACCGGCCGAACCGTACGATATCTCCCACCACGGGGAGGGCCACTCCAACGAGACGCTGTTCGTCACGTGGGGTGACACCGAACTCGTGATTCGGCGGCCGCCGCCGGGCGAAGTCGCCTCCAGCGCCCACGACGTCCTTCGCGAGTACTCCGTCGTCGACGCGCTTCAGGACACGGACGTCTGTGTCCCGCCGACTGTCGCCGCCTGCGAGGACCACTCGATTCTCGGGAGCGACTTCTACGTAATGGAGGCCGTCGACGGCGACGTGATCAGAACCGCCGTCCCCGACAGGTTCGAAACGTCGGAGCACAGGCGGCGACTCGGCACCGAACTCGTCGACACGCTCGTCGAGATTCACGATGTCGACTACGAGTCGGTCGGCCTCGGCGAGTTCGGCCGCCCGGCGGGGTTCACCGAGCGACAGGTCGAGCGGTGGCGGAAGCAGTTCGAGTGGGCCGCGGAGGTCACGTTCGAGGACAGACGCGTCCCCGGAATCGAAGACGTGGGCGAGTGGTTGGCGGAGAACGTCCCGGAGACGCACCCGCACACGCTCGTCCACGGCGATTACAAACTCGACAACGTGATGTTCGGCCCCGGAACGCCGCCCGAAATCGTCAGCGTCTTCGACTGGGAACTGAGCACGCTCGGTGACCCGCGGACGGACGTCGGTTGGATGCTCTCGTTTTGGTGGGACGAGACGGACCCCGACCCGCCGGGGTCGACGGGCGACCTCTACCCGACGTTCATGCGCCACCCCGACTACCCGACGCGGCGAGAACTGGTCGATAGATACGAACGCGCCGCCGGCATCGAGTTCGAGCACCAGCGATTTTACCGCGTCCTCGCGGTCTACAAGCTTGCGGGCCTCGGCGAGATGTTCTACCGGCGCTACCTCGAGGAGAACGCGAACGACCCGCTGTACCCGAAGATGGAAGACGGCGTCCCCGAACTCGCCGACCGAGCACGTCGAATAATCGACGGTAACGAACCGCTGTAG
- a CDS encoding acyl-CoA dehydrogenase family protein: MITFDDSDAAEELADRARDLMEGVVIPAERELGGGESVSAETVRELRRAARDAGIYAPQISEKYGGMGYDFRDVLPTFEQAGRSLLGPMAMRMAAPDQGNMHLLEMQGTESQKEEYLRPLVAGEISSGFSMTEPMQGAGSDPKMIRTTAEKDGDEWVIDGHKWWTTQGSAADVLLVFARTDMDAHPYAGCSVFIVPKEMDGVNVVRDIPHVESDIEGKGHAEIKYDGVRVPEENLLGEEGKGFQHVQERLGPARLTHCLRFSGMAQRSLSVAKAYLSEREAFGETLSEKQHARFDIAEQEMRLQAARSLNRTAARRIAAGEEARIEVAMCKVFTANVVQETIDTALQYCGANGIGRDLPLADFYESVRQFRIVDGADEVHKRSIARAAFEDVDESELENVVRYGV; this comes from the coding sequence ATGATCACGTTCGATGATTCGGATGCCGCCGAGGAGCTTGCCGACCGCGCCCGCGACCTGATGGAGGGAGTCGTCATCCCCGCCGAACGCGAACTCGGCGGCGGGGAGAGCGTCTCCGCGGAGACGGTGCGCGAACTCAGGCGCGCGGCGCGGGACGCCGGCATCTACGCGCCGCAGATCAGCGAGAAGTACGGCGGGATGGGCTACGACTTCCGGGACGTGTTGCCGACGTTCGAGCAGGCGGGCCGGAGTCTGCTCGGACCGATGGCAATGCGCATGGCCGCGCCCGACCAGGGGAACATGCACCTCCTCGAGATGCAGGGCACCGAGTCCCAGAAAGAGGAGTACCTCCGTCCGCTGGTCGCGGGAGAGATTAGCTCGGGCTTTTCGATGACCGAACCGATGCAGGGCGCCGGGTCGGACCCGAAGATGATTCGGACGACCGCCGAGAAGGACGGCGACGAGTGGGTCATCGACGGTCACAAGTGGTGGACGACGCAGGGGTCGGCGGCGGACGTGCTGCTCGTCTTCGCCCGTACAGACATGGACGCCCACCCCTACGCCGGGTGTTCCGTGTTCATCGTTCCGAAGGAGATGGACGGGGTGAACGTCGTCCGCGACATCCCGCACGTCGAGAGCGACATCGAGGGGAAGGGTCACGCCGAAATCAAATACGACGGCGTTCGCGTTCCCGAGGAGAACCTGCTCGGCGAGGAGGGGAAGGGATTTCAGCACGTCCAAGAGCGACTCGGACCCGCACGCCTGACGCACTGTCTCCGCTTTTCGGGCATGGCGCAGCGCTCGCTGTCGGTCGCGAAAGCGTATCTCTCGGAGCGAGAGGCGTTCGGAGAGACACTAAGCGAGAAACAGCACGCGCGGTTCGACATCGCAGAGCAGGAGATGCGGTTGCAGGCCGCGCGGTCGCTGAACCGAACGGCGGCGAGGCGCATCGCGGCCGGCGAGGAGGCCCGCATCGAGGTGGCGATGTGTAAGGTGTTCACCGCGAACGTCGTGCAGGAGACCATCGACACGGCGCTGCAGTACTGCGGAGCGAACGGCATCGGTCGGGACCTGCCGCTGGCGGACTTCTACGAGAGCGTCCGGCAGTTCCGCATCGTCGACGGCGCCGACGAGGTGCACAAACGCTCCATCGCACGCGCCGCGTTCGAGGACGTCGACGAGTCGGAGTTAGAAAACGTCGTCCGTTACGGTGTGTGA
- a CDS encoding winged helix-turn-helix domain-containing protein, with protein MNENARYPDWDLKDRDRYILGELADDPTLSAQELRDLLEEKYGIDVSRVTVSESIRQMREEGVFRETVIPNEEYLFFSLFEYQFFPPNFAAEWRAAMEFIRSDEHTLFFFLADGQYQWKSVMIFRDIEQQSRWIHEFYKAYGDLILDLKNTVVTNVLKFSADPEVFRTLLKD; from the coding sequence ATGAACGAGAACGCGCGGTACCCCGATTGGGATCTCAAAGACCGGGATCGATACATCCTCGGCGAACTGGCGGACGACCCGACGCTCTCGGCACAGGAACTCCGCGACCTCTTGGAGGAGAAGTACGGCATCGACGTCTCGCGAGTCACCGTGAGCGAGTCGATCCGGCAGATGCGCGAGGAGGGCGTCTTCCGCGAGACGGTCATCCCGAACGAGGAGTATCTCTTTTTCAGCCTCTTCGAGTACCAGTTCTTCCCGCCGAACTTCGCGGCCGAGTGGCGCGCCGCCATGGAGTTCATCCGGTCGGATGAGCACACCCTGTTTTTCTTCCTCGCCGACGGGCAGTACCAGTGGAAGTCGGTGATGATCTTCCGCGACATCGAACAGCAGTCGCGGTGGATTCACGAGTTCTACAAGGCGTACGGCGACCTCATCTTGGACCTCAAGAACACCGTCGTCACGAACGTCCTCAAGTTCAGCGCGGACCCGGAGGTGTTCCGGACGCTCCTGAAGGACTGA
- a CDS encoding MATE family efflux transporter: MTDPSTTQSGRFTEGSVVWPLLVLAGPLTATQLLQVAYNLTDAFWVGRLGADAVSALSFSWPLLFLLISVGGGMTNAGTILVSQHVGAGNDGRLNHIAGQTIAFVGLLSVGVATLGVLFAPQLLRLIGVPPGTAVYGLAVTYTRIIVSGMPFTFGFFVFMALLRGWGDTKTPMYLMALSVGLNIVLDPFFVLGFADNPLFGWVGLNDLQASLLAATGFTGLGVKGAALATVLSRAVAAIVGLWLLFSARVGLQLSRDDLLLEADTVAQIVRIGGPGAIDQSTQSIAAIVMTALIATVGTDAVAAYGIGNRFISLVWLPTVAMGMSVETVVGQNLGGGQPDRARRTVYSAITILATAFLIVGFITVWFAQPIIGVFISGPDAPSIISHGATFLRIVAPTWAIMVSYHMMNGAFYGAGSTRLAMSIGVTTLWGVRAVTALVLVFVLRFGATGAWYAIALSNATAAITGAVVFFRGRWMGNVLADNSTECSATDTDEEVST, from the coding sequence ATGACCGACCCGTCGACCACCCAATCGGGGCGGTTCACCGAAGGGTCGGTTGTCTGGCCACTGCTTGTACTCGCAGGCCCCCTTACTGCAACCCAGTTGCTTCAGGTAGCGTACAACCTCACCGATGCGTTCTGGGTCGGTCGGCTGGGTGCTGACGCAGTGAGTGCACTCTCTTTCTCGTGGCCGCTGCTCTTCCTGCTGATAAGCGTCGGTGGGGGGATGACGAACGCTGGAACGATTCTCGTCTCTCAGCACGTCGGTGCAGGGAACGATGGTCGGCTCAACCATATCGCCGGTCAGACAATTGCGTTCGTTGGGTTGCTCTCCGTCGGCGTGGCGACACTCGGCGTGCTGTTCGCACCACAACTCCTCCGGCTGATAGGCGTTCCTCCGGGAACGGCAGTATACGGTCTCGCCGTCACGTACACCCGGATTATCGTTTCCGGAATGCCGTTCACCTTCGGATTTTTCGTCTTCATGGCGCTCCTACGCGGGTGGGGAGACACGAAGACGCCGATGTACTTGATGGCGCTCAGCGTCGGCCTCAATATCGTCCTCGACCCGTTCTTCGTCCTCGGATTCGCCGACAACCCCCTCTTCGGCTGGGTGGGACTCAACGACCTTCAGGCGTCGCTGCTCGCCGCTACCGGGTTCACCGGACTCGGTGTCAAAGGTGCTGCACTGGCGACCGTCCTCTCGCGTGCTGTTGCTGCTATCGTTGGTCTGTGGTTGCTGTTCAGTGCGCGAGTCGGCCTGCAACTCAGCCGTGATGACCTCCTGTTAGAGGCGGACACGGTTGCACAAATCGTCCGAATCGGGGGCCCCGGAGCCATCGACCAGAGCACCCAGTCCATTGCAGCTATCGTCATGACGGCACTGATTGCCACGGTGGGTACTGACGCTGTGGCTGCGTACGGTATCGGCAACCGATTCATCTCGCTGGTCTGGCTGCCGACGGTAGCGATGGGGATGTCCGTCGAGACGGTCGTCGGTCAGAACCTCGGCGGTGGTCAGCCCGACCGGGCCCGTCGAACGGTGTATAGCGCTATCACAATCCTCGCCACAGCCTTCCTGATTGTCGGTTTCATCACCGTCTGGTTCGCTCAACCAATCATCGGGGTGTTCATCAGCGGTCCAGACGCACCCTCGATAATCAGCCACGGCGCAACCTTCCTCCGAATCGTCGCACCCACGTGGGCCATCATGGTGTCGTATCACATGATGAACGGAGCGTTCTACGGAGCCGGGTCGACTCGGCTGGCGATGAGCATCGGCGTCACGACGCTCTGGGGTGTTCGTGCGGTGACGGCACTCGTACTGGTGTTCGTCCTCAGGTTCGGCGCCACTGGTGCGTGGTACGCCATCGCGCTCTCCAACGCCACTGCGGCCATCACAGGAGCGGTTGTCTTCTTCCGTGGTCGGTGGATGGGAAACGTCCTTGCAGACAATTCCACAGAGTGCTCAGCCACTGATACGGACGAAGAGGTCTCGACGTGA
- a CDS encoding helix-turn-helix domain-containing protein: MTAFLDFTIQSNEFTLGEILDVEAATQVELTQLVPVGESLAPYFWADTDDDDAVASEVLASPHVETVSKLDGATGRSLFHVRWKTHVDELFDTLQAHDLAVLRGVGSEGCWKFRLVAENRATFSEFQSACQEKGIRLTVNRLSNSAADNNPIYGVTAKQREALLHAYKSGYYDVNKPVQLGKLSNGLNISQQAFGSRLKRGTGNLIRNTIVVDG, translated from the coding sequence ATGACGGCGTTTCTGGACTTTACCATCCAAAGTAACGAATTCACCCTCGGGGAAATCTTGGACGTAGAGGCGGCAACACAGGTCGAACTAACGCAGCTCGTCCCTGTCGGGGAATCCCTCGCTCCGTATTTCTGGGCCGATACGGACGACGACGATGCGGTCGCCTCGGAGGTCCTCGCGTCACCGCACGTCGAGACAGTGAGCAAACTGGACGGGGCGACCGGACGGAGTCTCTTCCACGTGCGATGGAAGACGCACGTCGACGAGTTGTTCGATACGCTCCAAGCCCACGACCTCGCAGTGCTTCGAGGGGTGGGTTCCGAGGGATGCTGGAAGTTCAGACTTGTTGCCGAGAATAGGGCGACGTTCAGCGAGTTCCAGTCCGCCTGTCAAGAGAAAGGTATTCGTCTGACCGTAAATCGGCTCTCGAACAGCGCCGCCGACAACAATCCCATATACGGAGTGACCGCCAAACAGCGAGAAGCACTCCTGCACGCGTACAAATCCGGGTACTATGACGTGAACAAGCCGGTACAATTAGGGAAATTGAGTAACGGATTAAACATCAGCCAACAAGCGTTCGGCTCCCGTTTGAAAAGAGGAACCGGCAACTTAATTCGGAACACGATTGTCGTCGATGGCTGA
- a CDS encoding heavy metal translocating P-type ATPase, whose amino-acid sequence MPQSTAPPKSTCTFSVERRGGRSEAGALSLERALKETPGVHEADVSFRTGDVRITYDSRSVTSDELEALIRGHRVSIRDESEAEDGVSTRAELRRESAFVGLALLGMVTGVATGWLDGPQLLAWGGYAVAYVFGGWYGLKGAMETLRHRRVDIDLLMIVAALGALSIGAPFEGAMLLFLFSLSNALQHYAIGRSRRAIKSLVEMRPDEAQVLRDGEEVTTPIDEVAVGDVFVVRPGDRIPLDGVVEAGESTVDQSSLTGESAPVSKAPGDEVFGGTINESGSLEIEVTRQAHESAITRLITMVEEAQSEKAPTQRLIDRLEQPYVLGVFGLTVAAIAIPLALGGEFSSTFYRAMTLMVAASPCAVIISTPAAVLSAIASGGRQGVLFKGGEHVEAAANIDAVAFDKTGTLTQGDTQLTDVEVRDPETASLSENDLLALAAAVQARSEHHLARATVSAAAERTLDVADARGFQAVAGKGVRATVGDATVHIGNRSYFGTVLENASIEGYERGRKRLESLEAEGKTSVLVAREAADGVRVLGWLGFTDTLRPGAAEMVADLRALGVEQIVMLTGDNERVAKRIADEVGIDDYRAELLPEEKVATIEDLVEQHETVTMVGDGVNDAPALATATLGIAMGGAGTDVALETADVVLMGDDLSKIPYVLRLGRRTRRTLSVNLAIAFGAIALMVGAILLRGIPLPLAVVGHEGSTVVVSLNGLRLLGFRE is encoded by the coding sequence ATGCCACAATCCACAGCCCCTCCGAAATCGACGTGCACGTTCTCGGTCGAACGACGAGGCGGGCGAAGCGAAGCGGGAGCGCTGTCGCTCGAACGGGCGCTGAAAGAGACGCCGGGCGTTCACGAGGCGGACGTCTCGTTCCGGACGGGCGATGTCCGAATCACGTACGACTCCCGCAGCGTCACGAGTGACGAACTCGAAGCACTGATTCGCGGGCACCGCGTCTCGATTCGAGACGAGTCCGAAGCGGAGGACGGCGTCAGTACGCGTGCGGAACTGCGGAGGGAATCTGCGTTCGTCGGACTAGCGCTTCTCGGGATGGTGACCGGCGTCGCGACGGGATGGCTGGACGGACCCCAACTTCTCGCGTGGGGCGGGTACGCCGTCGCGTACGTCTTCGGCGGATGGTACGGACTCAAGGGCGCGATGGAGACCCTGCGTCACCGGCGGGTCGACATCGACCTCCTGATGATTGTCGCCGCGCTCGGCGCACTCTCCATCGGCGCACCGTTCGAGGGGGCGATGCTTCTCTTCTTATTCTCGCTCTCGAACGCGCTACAGCACTACGCGATCGGTCGCTCCCGCCGCGCCATCAAGTCGCTCGTCGAGATGCGCCCCGACGAGGCGCAGGTCCTTCGCGACGGAGAAGAAGTGACGACGCCCATCGACGAGGTGGCCGTCGGAGACGTGTTCGTCGTCCGGCCGGGCGACAGAATCCCGCTCGACGGTGTCGTGGAAGCCGGAGAGAGCACGGTCGACCAGTCCTCTCTGACGGGCGAATCGGCCCCCGTCTCGAAAGCGCCCGGAGACGAGGTGTTCGGGGGCACCATCAACGAGAGCGGCAGTCTGGAAATCGAAGTCACCCGGCAGGCCCACGAATCGGCGATCACCCGCCTCATCACCATGGTCGAAGAGGCCCAGAGCGAGAAGGCGCCGACGCAGCGTCTCATCGACCGTCTCGAACAGCCGTACGTCCTCGGCGTGTTCGGGCTCACGGTCGCGGCGATTGCGATTCCGCTCGCACTCGGCGGCGAGTTCTCGAGCACGTTCTACCGGGCGATGACGCTCATGGTCGCCGCCTCTCCGTGCGCGGTCATTATCTCGACACCGGCGGCCGTGTTATCCGCGATCGCGTCCGGCGGGCGCCAAGGCGTCCTGTTCAAGGGCGGCGAGCACGTCGAAGCGGCGGCGAACATCGACGCCGTCGCCTTCGACAAGACGGGAACGCTCACGCAGGGAGATACGCAACTGACCGACGTGGAAGTCCGCGACCCCGAGACGGCGTCACTAAGCGAGAACGACCTGCTCGCACTCGCCGCTGCCGTCCAAGCCCGTTCGGAGCACCACTTGGCCCGCGCGACGGTCTCCGCGGCAGCGGAGCGAACGCTCGACGTCGCAGACGCCCGCGGATTCCAGGCGGTCGCCGGGAAAGGCGTTCGAGCGACGGTCGGCGACGCGACGGTCCACATCGGTAATCGGAGCTACTTCGGGACCGTCCTCGAGAACGCGTCGATAGAGGGGTACGAACGCGGACGAAAGCGGTTGGAGTCGCTGGAGGCGGAGGGGAAGACGAGCGTTCTCGTCGCACGGGAGGCCGCCGACGGGGTTCGCGTTCTGGGCTGGCTCGGGTTCACCGACACGCTTCGCCCCGGCGCGGCCGAGATGGTGGCCGATCTGCGCGCACTCGGTGTGGAACAGATCGTCATGCTGACCGGCGACAACGAACGCGTGGCAAAGCGAATCGCCGACGAAGTCGGTATCGACGACTACCGCGCCGAACTGCTGCCGGAGGAGAAAGTCGCGACCATCGAAGACCTGGTTGAGCAGCACGAGACCGTGACGATGGTCGGTGACGGCGTGAACGACGCGCCGGCGCTCGCCACAGCGACTCTCGGTATCGCCATGGGCGGCGCTGGAACCGACGTGGCGCTCGAAACCGCCGACGTCGTCCTCATGGGCGACGACCTGAGTAAGATTCCGTACGTGCTCCGTCTCGGCCGACGGACTCGCCGGACGCTCTCTGTCAACCTCGCCATCGCATTCGGTGCGATTGCGCTCATGGTCGGCGCGATTCTCCTCAGAGGCATCCCGCTGCCGCTCGCGGTGGTCGGACACGAAGGGTCAACTGTCGTCGTGTCTCTGAACGGCCTTCGACTGCTCGGCTTCCGGGAGTAA
- a CDS encoding universal stress protein has product MSGKILVATDGSPLAERAVRYAVETFPDASVTTIHVIDPVDAVIAAEAGGLPEAEVWFDDARERAAAIHEAAEAIAAEYGVELDSATVVGRPGREILDYAEEHDIDQIVVGSHGRRGLDRAIFGSVAETVMRRGRRPVTVIR; this is encoded by the coding sequence ATGTCCGGGAAAATCCTCGTCGCGACCGACGGGTCACCGCTCGCCGAGCGCGCCGTACGGTACGCCGTCGAAACCTTTCCGGACGCGTCGGTCACGACGATTCACGTGATCGACCCGGTCGATGCGGTCATCGCTGCGGAGGCCGGCGGCCTCCCCGAAGCGGAAGTGTGGTTCGACGACGCACGGGAACGGGCGGCCGCGATACACGAGGCCGCCGAAGCCATCGCGGCGGAGTACGGTGTCGAACTCGACAGCGCCACGGTCGTCGGACGACCCGGACGGGAGATTCTCGACTACGCGGAGGAACACGACATCGACCAGATCGTCGTCGGGAGTCACGGACGGCGCGGACTCGACCGCGCGATATTTGGGAGCGTCGCGGAGACGGTGATGCGACGCGGTCGACGACCGGTGACGGTCATCCGATGA
- a CDS encoding PQQ-binding-like beta-propeller repeat protein, translated as MRAPTLLAVSAIVLVLGTVVALGFAGGLGSGGLEATWTSDTGRDISSNHHAVAVGGERVYAPVSGADRTGNCALVAMNATDGSTAWAYTLPAANCTIHSVADPTVADLDGDGRLEVLAVTTEREVAVFDAESGDLRTRLGLSNYGYTKPLVADLAPSPGREIVAVDVSGTAFVFAADGTELWRADLDGYVWAQPAVADFDGDGDPELLVGERTGEAVLFAGDGSVEWNETVTTNGSVTWGAHGQADDDPALEAVFTTVGGDAVAVDGASGEVEWRTNVGEFAAVHELGDGDGDGDIETYVTTKDGTVRALDAATGAEEWSTEIVVDQVQMMPPPTLGDLDGDGAPELLATGNDGSVTVLDPANGDVLSTDGRDVPIFTHATLADVDDDGAQEAFVIYADGRVVRWEYEGGS; from the coding sequence ATGAGAGCGCCGACGCTCCTGGCGGTGTCCGCTATCGTCCTCGTTCTCGGGACCGTCGTCGCCCTCGGATTCGCCGGCGGACTCGGGAGCGGCGGTCTGGAGGCGACGTGGACGAGCGACACCGGTCGGGACATCTCCTCGAACCACCACGCCGTCGCGGTCGGCGGGGAGCGGGTGTACGCACCCGTCAGCGGCGCGGACCGGACCGGGAACTGCGCGCTCGTCGCGATGAACGCGACAGACGGGTCGACCGCGTGGGCGTACACGCTCCCCGCGGCGAACTGCACCATCCACTCCGTCGCCGACCCGACGGTCGCGGACCTCGACGGCGACGGTCGCCTCGAAGTGCTGGCGGTCACGACCGAGCGGGAGGTGGCCGTCTTCGACGCGGAGTCGGGCGACCTCCGGACGCGACTGGGGCTCTCGAACTACGGCTACACGAAGCCGCTCGTCGCCGACCTCGCCCCCTCGCCCGGTCGCGAAATCGTCGCCGTCGACGTGAGCGGCACCGCGTTCGTCTTCGCGGCGGACGGCACGGAACTGTGGCGCGCGGACCTCGACGGCTACGTCTGGGCGCAGCCGGCGGTGGCCGACTTCGACGGCGACGGCGACCCCGAACTACTCGTCGGCGAGCGGACGGGCGAGGCGGTTCTCTTCGCCGGCGACGGCTCCGTCGAGTGGAACGAGACGGTGACGACGAACGGGTCGGTGACGTGGGGCGCGCACGGACAGGCCGACGACGACCCGGCCCTCGAAGCGGTGTTCACGACCGTCGGGGGCGACGCGGTCGCCGTCGACGGCGCGTCCGGCGAGGTCGAGTGGCGAACGAACGTCGGCGAGTTCGCCGCCGTGCACGAACTCGGCGACGGCGACGGAGACGGCGACATCGAAACGTACGTCACCACAAAGGACGGGACGGTCCGCGCGCTCGACGCCGCGACCGGCGCCGAGGAGTGGTCGACCGAAATCGTCGTCGACCAGGTCCAGATGATGCCCCCGCCGACGCTCGGTGACCTCGACGGCGACGGCGCCCCGGAACTCCTCGCGACCGGGAATGACGGCAGCGTGACCGTACTGGACCCCGCGAACGGCGACGTGCTGTCGACGGACGGCCGCGACGTTCCGATATTCACGCACGCGACGCTCGCGGACGTCGACGACGACGGCGCACAGGAGGCGTTCGTCATCTACGCCGACGGGCGCGTCGTGAGATGGGAGTACGAAGGCGGCTCGTGA
- a CDS encoding DUF7350 domain-containing protein, which translates to MRRRQLLLGGGTVALGSVAGCVGGVSNLFETSPGNTPPLVEDRPNAVYVPTHAEGMNMVGVGTLGGVKVGVMYSYPHRFWTVERGEGGYVATQVEIRPEDSVHLMAVPWDEETGTVLPNAGLSVEITRDGELVSEEVIYPMLSQRMGFHYGANFSLDGDGTYDVGVGVGGVGISRYGSFEGKFGSAAEADIGFEFSERDLNDISYRLLRDRQGRRGAVRPMAMEMLPTGGAPDSLPGTSLGRGTSGDAVFLGSLVEAERFGSSSYLALSARTPHNELVIPGMALSASVDGSDPVELAPALDPELDFHYGAPVDGLSAESSVEVTVDVPPQVARHEGYETAFLEMPAFELE; encoded by the coding sequence ATGAGACGACGGCAGTTGCTTCTCGGGGGTGGCACGGTCGCGCTCGGGTCGGTGGCCGGATGCGTGGGGGGTGTCTCAAACCTGTTCGAGACGTCGCCGGGCAATACGCCACCGCTCGTCGAGGACCGCCCGAACGCGGTGTACGTTCCGACCCACGCCGAGGGGATGAACATGGTCGGAGTGGGAACGCTCGGCGGCGTGAAGGTCGGAGTGATGTACTCGTACCCGCACCGGTTCTGGACGGTCGAACGGGGAGAGGGCGGATACGTCGCAACGCAGGTCGAGATTCGACCGGAGGATTCGGTGCATCTGATGGCGGTTCCGTGGGACGAGGAGACCGGAACGGTGCTTCCGAACGCCGGACTCTCCGTCGAGATCACGCGCGACGGCGAGTTGGTGAGCGAAGAGGTCATCTATCCGATGCTCTCCCAGCGGATGGGGTTCCACTACGGCGCGAACTTTTCGCTCGACGGCGACGGAACGTACGACGTCGGGGTCGGCGTCGGCGGGGTCGGGATTTCGCGATACGGTTCGTTCGAGGGAAAGTTCGGGTCGGCCGCCGAGGCCGACATCGGGTTCGAGTTCTCCGAGCGCGACTTGAACGATATCTCGTACCGACTGCTGCGCGACAGACAGGGACGGCGCGGCGCGGTGAGACCGATGGCGATGGAGATGCTGCCGACGGGAGGCGCCCCCGACTCGCTGCCGGGCACGTCGCTCGGGCGAGGAACCAGCGGGGACGCCGTGTTCCTCGGCAGCCTCGTCGAAGCCGAGCGGTTCGGTTCCAGTTCGTATCTCGCTCTCAGTGCCCGGACGCCGCACAACGAACTCGTCATCCCCGGCATGGCGCTGTCGGCGTCCGTCGACGGCTCCGACCCCGTCGAACTCGCCCCAGCGCTCGACCCCGAACTCGACTTCCACTACGGCGCACCCGTCGACGGCCTCTCGGCCGAGAGCTCGGTGGAGGTCACCGTCGACGTTCCGCCGCAAGTCGCCCGCCACGAGGGATACGAAACGGCGTTCTTGGAGATGCCCGCGTTCGAACTGGAATAG